A genomic segment from Neobacillus sp. YX16 encodes:
- a CDS encoding M20 family metallo-hydrolase, whose amino-acid sequence MTNKQGERKKSMVSIYSQGSEFMGQYPINLEETIEWLASFGGEPDGGVTRTLYSQPWKEAQQALKGWMEEVGLLTYYDSIGNLFGRLPSPHPNAETILIGSHVDTVKSGGKYDGAYGIIAGIMALDFLKKKYGQPAINLEVVSFCEEEGSRFPLALWGSGMMTGLYSFKDIVDIKDSEGISFETAMMAAGFGNSEYWVRKDIQTFIELHIEQGPTLEKVEKSIGIVKAIVGQKRFRITVNGESNHVGTTSMKWRRDALHGAVNMIHDLYESVKEYDEDLVTSVGQLFVEPNVPNVIPNQVQFTVDARHPNESVLRSFCQQFSQQFQEHAKKRNLNIHVEMWHEVQPAQMDNKLNEIIQNICTSSAISFYRMNSGAGHDAQLFARVCPTTILFVPSQGGISHSPLEYTSTKDLETGLSVLTQLLHQLAY is encoded by the coding sequence ATGACGAACAAACAGGGGGAACGGAAGAAAAGTATGGTCAGTATATACAGCCAAGGAAGTGAGTTTATGGGTCAATACCCCATTAATCTAGAAGAGACAATTGAGTGGTTAGCTTCATTTGGGGGAGAGCCAGATGGAGGTGTAACTCGAACACTTTATTCCCAGCCTTGGAAGGAAGCCCAGCAAGCCTTAAAGGGCTGGATGGAGGAAGTGGGGCTGCTAACATATTATGATTCTATTGGAAACTTATTCGGAAGATTGCCTTCGCCTCATCCGAATGCCGAGACAATCCTAATTGGATCACATGTCGATACCGTTAAATCAGGTGGTAAATATGATGGGGCATATGGAATTATAGCTGGAATAATGGCTTTAGACTTTTTAAAAAAGAAGTATGGCCAGCCCGCCATTAACCTTGAGGTGGTTTCTTTTTGCGAAGAGGAGGGGAGCCGCTTTCCATTGGCATTGTGGGGGTCAGGCATGATGACTGGTCTATATTCTTTTAAAGATATTGTGGATATTAAGGATTCAGAGGGAATTAGCTTTGAAACCGCCATGATGGCTGCTGGATTTGGAAATTCTGAATACTGGGTCCGAAAGGATATTCAGACCTTTATTGAATTACATATCGAGCAAGGACCCACCCTTGAAAAAGTAGAAAAATCAATTGGCATAGTAAAAGCCATTGTCGGTCAAAAACGGTTTCGAATTACGGTGAATGGTGAATCTAACCATGTTGGTACAACCTCGATGAAATGGAGAAGAGACGCTCTTCATGGGGCGGTAAACATGATTCATGACTTATATGAAAGTGTGAAGGAATACGACGAAGATCTGGTAACAAGTGTTGGACAGCTATTTGTAGAACCCAATGTACCCAATGTAATTCCTAATCAGGTTCAGTTTACAGTAGATGCGAGACATCCAAACGAAAGTGTTTTACGTTCCTTTTGTCAGCAATTTAGTCAGCAATTTCAAGAGCACGCCAAAAAAAGGAATCTGAATATCCATGTGGAAATGTGGCATGAAGTTCAGCCTGCCCAGATGGATAACAAGCTTAATGAAATCATTCAAAATATCTGTACTAGCAGCGCTATTTCCTTCTATAGAATGAATAGCGGTGCGGGTCATGATGCTCAGTTGTTTGCACGAGTTTGCCCAACGACAATCCTATTTGTACCCAGTCAGGGCGGCATTAGTCATTCACCTTTAGAGTATACGTCGACGAAAGACTTAGAAACTGGTCTTAGTGTACTTACACAATTATTACATCAATTAGCCTACTAA
- a CDS encoding ArgE/DapE family deacylase: MNQDKAKMVQWIQEHEEDLISFLKKLVQTPSDNPSGDCLPIAKVLAKQLSGLGFENVSLLEVDEESVNANGMISMANVLVPTVFGEGTNVVLNAHGDVVPPGLGWSVDPYGGEIIDGKMYGRGVAVSKSDIAAYSYAVLALNQVKEKLSGRVDLAFTFDEETGGEIGPKWLIDQGHIKPDQAIVAGFSYSAVNAHNGCLHFEIKTTGKSAHAALPHTGIDAVEATSKLINALYDYRKTLAEKKSSIPGIDFPTLNVGLISGGINTNVVPDECTIRVDRRLIPEEDYIAAEAEFRELVQQAVSDIPGIKIEIRKILHAKSFGPVSKDTPVVQALAANWKLILKGDGELPVHGVPLYTDARHFFAAGIPTIMFGVGPKVLEEANGHRADENIRLSDLQAATKIISCTLYDLLAGGKS, encoded by the coding sequence TTGAATCAGGATAAAGCAAAAATGGTGCAGTGGATACAGGAGCATGAGGAAGATTTAATTTCTTTTTTAAAAAAATTAGTGCAAACACCATCGGATAATCCATCTGGTGATTGTTTACCAATTGCCAAAGTTTTAGCGAAGCAGCTTTCCGGACTTGGGTTTGAAAATGTATCTCTTCTTGAAGTAGACGAAGAAAGTGTTAATGCAAATGGAATGATTAGTATGGCTAACGTCCTTGTCCCCACAGTCTTTGGTGAAGGGACAAATGTTGTTTTAAACGCGCACGGGGATGTAGTTCCTCCTGGATTAGGATGGAGTGTCGACCCCTATGGAGGAGAAATTATTGATGGAAAAATGTATGGGCGAGGAGTCGCGGTGTCAAAGTCTGATATTGCTGCTTATTCCTATGCAGTGCTTGCTTTAAATCAGGTCAAAGAAAAGCTTTCTGGAAGGGTGGACTTGGCATTTACGTTTGACGAAGAAACAGGAGGAGAAATAGGTCCCAAATGGCTCATTGACCAAGGTCATATCAAGCCTGATCAAGCGATCGTTGCAGGGTTCAGCTATTCGGCTGTTAATGCTCATAATGGCTGTCTGCATTTTGAAATCAAAACAACGGGAAAGTCAGCACACGCTGCCCTGCCGCATACAGGAATTGATGCAGTTGAAGCGACGTCTAAACTCATAAATGCTTTATATGATTACCGTAAAACACTGGCTGAAAAGAAATCATCCATTCCAGGAATTGATTTTCCAACCTTGAATGTGGGACTCATTTCAGGCGGAATTAATACCAACGTTGTACCAGATGAATGCACGATTAGGGTGGATCGTCGATTAATCCCTGAAGAGGACTATATTGCCGCAGAGGCTGAGTTTAGGGAACTTGTTCAGCAAGCAGTATCAGATATCCCAGGCATCAAAATTGAAATCAGGAAAATCCTTCATGCAAAAAGCTTTGGACCAGTTTCGAAAGATACACCTGTGGTTCAAGCATTGGCTGCAAACTGGAAATTAATTTTAAAGGGAGATGGGGAGTTACCGGTCCACGGAGTACCTTTATATACAGATGCCCGCCACTTCTTTGCAGCGGGAATTCCTACGATTATGTTTGGAGTCGGACCAAAGGTGTTAGAAGAGGCAAATGGACACCGTGCCGATGAGAATATCCGTCTTTCTGATTTACAGGCTGCTACCAAAATCATTTCTTGTACCCTTTATGATTTATTAGCAGGAGGAAAGTCATGA
- a CDS encoding urease subunit gamma, whose protein sequence is MKLTQREQEKLMIVVAADLARRRKDRGLKLNYPEAIALITYEIMEGARDGKTVTQLMSEGTTILSTEDVMEGIPEMIRDIQVEATFPDGTKLITVHEPIR, encoded by the coding sequence ATGAAATTAACCCAGCGCGAGCAGGAAAAATTAATGATTGTTGTCGCGGCGGACTTGGCAAGGCGTAGAAAAGACCGCGGATTGAAATTAAATTACCCTGAAGCGATTGCCCTCATTACCTATGAAATTATGGAGGGTGCTAGAGATGGTAAAACCGTGACGCAGTTGATGAGTGAAGGGACAACGATTCTTTCCACCGAGGACGTGATGGAGGGAATACCGGAAATGATTCGCGATATACAGGTGGAAGCCACATTCCCGGATGGCACAAAGCTCATAACCGTTCATGAACCAATTCGGTAA
- the pucL gene encoding factor-independent urate hydroxylase: protein MKRTMSYGKADVWVYRTYAKPLTGIRSIPESNFSGRKNILFGMNVKVAVEGEAFFSSFKEGDNTLVVATDSMKNFILKHAGDYQGATQEGFLEFVAHRFLETYSHMTGVSISGEQISFEELPVPTNGSFEPSPLVFRYSLNEQAGASVEVKRNKNETITTNQISSLKGLKLIKVKGSSFYGYVKDEYTTLPESFDRPLFIFLNIDWRYNDLEDARGNTSDGYVAAEQVRDIAYTVFHEENSPSIQNLIYRIGTRILERFPQLAEVRFESNNRTWETILDEIPDSQEGKVFTEPRPPYGFQCFSMNRDDLKEDPIK from the coding sequence ATGAAAAGAACGATGAGCTACGGAAAAGCAGATGTTTGGGTTTATCGGACCTACGCTAAGCCGTTAACGGGTATTCGTTCCATTCCCGAGTCCAACTTTTCCGGCCGGAAAAACATTCTGTTTGGCATGAATGTAAAAGTTGCTGTAGAAGGTGAAGCATTTTTTTCTTCATTTAAAGAAGGAGATAACACATTAGTGGTCGCAACGGATTCAATGAAAAACTTCATCCTCAAGCATGCAGGAGATTATCAGGGTGCGACACAAGAGGGATTCCTTGAATTTGTTGCCCACCGCTTTCTTGAAACCTATTCCCATATGACAGGCGTCAGCATCTCAGGAGAACAAATTTCCTTTGAAGAGCTTCCCGTCCCCACAAATGGAAGCTTTGAACCAAGTCCGCTTGTATTTCGTTATTCTTTAAATGAACAGGCCGGAGCCTCGGTTGAGGTGAAACGTAATAAAAACGAAACCATCACTACCAATCAAATAAGCAGTTTAAAGGGTCTGAAATTGATCAAGGTAAAGGGGAGCTCGTTCTACGGCTACGTAAAGGATGAATATACGACATTACCTGAATCTTTTGATCGCCCGCTGTTTATCTTTTTAAATATAGATTGGCGTTATAACGATCTTGAAGATGCAAGAGGAAATACATCTGATGGTTATGTGGCAGCAGAGCAGGTAAGAGATATAGCTTACACCGTCTTTCATGAGGAAAACTCACCTTCCATCCAAAATCTAATTTATCGAATTGGTACAAGAATCCTAGAGCGCTTTCCCCAGTTAGCAGAGGTTCGATTTGAATCGAATAACCGGACTTGGGAGACGATTTTAGATGAAATTCCTGACTCACAAGAAGGAAAAGTTTTTACTGAACCCCGCCCCCCATATGGATTTCAATGTTTTTCAATGAACCGTGATGACCTCAAGGAGGACCCAATTAAATGA
- the allB gene encoding allantoinase AllB: MNTELWVKNGYVFTSEGFRFASIKIKNGIIEALYDSEMEPQKEYENNFIDACGCLVVPGFIDSHVHFNDPGRTDWEGIETGSRAAAIGGTTTIFDMPLNCSPSVTNVKNLQNKRDYLTSKSFIDYALWGGMTGNNVQNKAELAQMSEGIIAWKAFMSDSGIDDFPYVAPNQLEQAMKIAAEQNKILALHAEWQEEINSFTTFNKNQKGMNERKAFLASRPISAEEQAVSSAIELAAKYDTTIHFVHISSPKVVEMIQQAKKSGINVTVETCPHYLIFDEEDFLKKGAILKCAPPLRPREEVEGLWECITNGWIDTIGSDHSPCLYSMKNTDSIWEAWGGIQGVQFTWLALLDEALKRKIPLKDILPLGTAYVADRFGISKNKGRIRPGLDADLVLISLDETTFVDQPTIAFRNQYSPYENKTFLLKIKKTILRGKVIYDEQTGGTEEKYGQYIQPRK, encoded by the coding sequence ATGAACACAGAACTTTGGGTGAAAAATGGATATGTTTTTACCAGTGAAGGCTTTCGGTTTGCTAGTATAAAAATTAAAAATGGCATAATAGAGGCTCTATATGATAGTGAAATGGAACCACAAAAAGAATACGAGAACAATTTTATAGATGCTTGTGGTTGTCTAGTGGTACCAGGATTTATCGATTCGCATGTTCATTTTAACGATCCAGGCCGGACGGATTGGGAAGGAATCGAGACCGGCAGCCGTGCTGCAGCCATTGGGGGAACCACAACTATTTTTGATATGCCCCTGAATTGTTCTCCATCCGTGACAAACGTGAAAAATCTACAAAATAAAAGAGACTATTTAACCTCTAAGTCTTTTATTGACTATGCACTATGGGGTGGCATGACTGGTAATAATGTTCAAAATAAAGCAGAACTAGCTCAAATGTCTGAGGGGATTATCGCTTGGAAGGCATTTATGTCAGATAGCGGCATCGATGATTTTCCCTATGTCGCACCAAATCAATTAGAACAGGCTATGAAGATTGCTGCAGAACAAAATAAAATCCTTGCTCTTCATGCAGAGTGGCAAGAGGAGATTAATAGTTTTACCACTTTTAATAAAAATCAAAAGGGGATGAATGAGCGGAAGGCATTTCTCGCTAGCCGGCCAATATCAGCTGAAGAACAGGCAGTAAGCTCTGCAATAGAGTTAGCTGCAAAATATGATACGACAATCCATTTCGTTCATATTAGTTCGCCGAAAGTAGTTGAAATGATTCAACAAGCAAAGAAAAGTGGAATTAACGTTACCGTTGAAACCTGTCCCCATTATTTAATTTTTGACGAAGAAGATTTCCTTAAGAAAGGTGCCATTCTAAAATGTGCCCCGCCGCTTCGACCACGGGAAGAAGTAGAAGGATTATGGGAATGTATCACCAATGGCTGGATTGATACAATTGGCTCCGATCACTCGCCATGTCTTTATTCCATGAAAAACACTGATTCCATTTGGGAGGCATGGGGTGGGATTCAGGGGGTGCAATTTACCTGGCTTGCATTACTGGATGAGGCATTGAAAAGGAAAATCCCACTTAAAGATATACTCCCGTTGGGCACTGCTTATGTGGCTGATCGTTTTGGAATATCAAAGAATAAGGGAAGAATCCGCCCTGGATTGGATGCAGATTTAGTCTTGATTTCTTTGGATGAAACAACGTTTGTCGACCAGCCTACGATTGCTTTTCGAAATCAATATTCTCCCTATGAAAATAAAACTTTTTTGTTAAAAATAAAGAAAACCATTTTAAGAGGAAAAGTAATTTATGACGAACAAACAGGGGGAACGGAAGAAAAGTATGGTCAGTATATACAGCCAAGGAAGTGA
- a CDS encoding urease accessory protein UreF, translated as MDSQLLSLLQLGDSNFPSGAFSHSFGLETYIQDERVHNKETFFEWIRIYLVKQLAYSDGLACRLTLEALMNQDVAEIWSLDRKLFVQNMPEESRQANRRIGERLVVMGMDLYSIPLLEEYLKKIRANEAFGHPAIALMIICHFLKIDRNQAILIFLHSTIATLVQNGVRGIPLGQTAGQRILLEIHPVLLKTVKWIEAIDIDDFGAVAPGIEIAQMRHEKLHVRLFMS; from the coding sequence ATGGATAGTCAGCTTTTAAGCTTACTGCAATTAGGAGATTCAAATTTTCCATCAGGAGCTTTTTCTCATTCTTTTGGATTAGAAACCTATATTCAGGACGAAAGAGTCCATAATAAAGAAACATTTTTTGAATGGATTCGGATTTATTTGGTTAAACAACTAGCTTATTCCGATGGGTTAGCCTGTCGCTTAACCCTTGAGGCACTAATGAATCAAGATGTTGCTGAGATTTGGAGCCTCGATCGAAAATTGTTTGTGCAGAATATGCCGGAAGAATCCAGACAGGCGAATCGTCGGATTGGTGAAAGACTAGTGGTAATGGGAATGGATCTCTATTCCATTCCTTTATTAGAAGAATATTTGAAAAAAATACGTGCAAATGAAGCTTTTGGACATCCTGCAATAGCCCTTATGATCATTTGCCATTTTTTAAAGATTGATAGAAACCAAGCCATTTTAATCTTCTTACATTCTACGATAGCCACACTTGTTCAAAATGGCGTTCGAGGAATCCCGCTTGGTCAGACAGCCGGTCAACGGATTCTACTTGAAATACATCCAGTTTTGTTGAAAACAGTTAAGTGGATTGAAGCCATAGATATAGACGATTTTGGAGCAGTTGCGCCAGGGATTGAAATTGCGCAAATGCGCCATGAAAAGCTGCATGTCCGATTGTTCATGTCGTAA
- the ureC gene encoding urease subunit alpha → MSFKMSRKQYADMFGPTKGDAIRLADTDLFIEIEKDYTIYGDEVKFGGGKVIRDGMGQHPLATRADGALDAVITNAIIVDYTGIYKADIGIRDGRISGIGKSGNPLLMDGVDMVIGASTEVIAGEGMIVTAGGIDAHIHFISPQQIETALSSGITTMIGGGTGPATGTNATTCTPGVWNIHRMLEAAEEFPMNLGFLGKGNSSSEAPLIEQVNAGVIGLKLHEDWGTTASAIDHCLQVADQFDVQVAIHTDTLNEGGFVEDTLAAIHGRVIHTYHTEGAGGGHAPDIIKVASYPYILPSSTNPTRPYTKNTLDEHLDMLMVCHHLDPDVPEDIAFADSRIRKETIAAEDILHDMGVFSMISSDSQAMGRVGEVITRTWQTADKMRKQRGKLPEDTGIGDNFRVKRYVAKYTINPAITHGIADEVGSIEIGKLADLVIWDPAFLGVKPEIVIKGGMIAHSLMGDPNASIPTPQPVLYRPMFASFGKAKYSTCITFLSKVAIELGVHEKLGLKKQIKPAHGTRQLSKKDMKLNAEMPKIEVDPQTYEVIVDGELVTCEPAEVLPMAQRYFLF, encoded by the coding sequence ATGAGTTTCAAAATGTCTAGAAAACAATATGCAGACATGTTTGGTCCTACTAAGGGGGATGCCATACGACTAGCTGACACCGATTTATTTATAGAAATTGAAAAGGACTATACCATTTATGGGGATGAAGTGAAATTTGGCGGCGGCAAAGTTATTCGTGACGGGATGGGACAGCATCCGCTTGCTACACGTGCTGATGGGGCACTCGATGCTGTCATTACCAATGCAATTATTGTTGATTACACAGGAATTTATAAGGCAGACATCGGGATTAGAGATGGCAGAATTTCAGGAATTGGAAAAAGCGGTAATCCACTACTTATGGATGGAGTGGATATGGTCATTGGGGCTTCAACAGAGGTCATTGCAGGCGAAGGAATGATTGTCACTGCCGGAGGTATTGATGCCCATATCCATTTCATTAGTCCTCAGCAAATTGAAACAGCACTATCCTCTGGGATTACGACTATGATTGGAGGAGGCACTGGTCCTGCTACTGGTACCAATGCGACGACTTGTACTCCCGGTGTGTGGAATATTCACCGGATGCTGGAAGCAGCAGAAGAATTTCCGATGAATCTTGGTTTTTTAGGAAAAGGTAATTCCTCATCTGAAGCACCGTTAATCGAGCAGGTGAATGCAGGTGTCATTGGGCTTAAGCTCCATGAAGACTGGGGGACGACCGCCTCAGCTATTGATCACTGCTTACAGGTGGCTGATCAATTCGATGTCCAAGTTGCCATCCATACCGATACCTTAAATGAAGGCGGGTTTGTCGAAGATACGCTGGCTGCCATTCATGGCAGGGTCATACATACTTACCATACTGAAGGGGCTGGGGGAGGGCATGCCCCTGATATTATTAAAGTTGCCAGCTACCCTTATATTCTTCCTTCCTCAACCAATCCGACACGTCCTTATACTAAAAATACATTAGATGAGCATTTGGATATGCTCATGGTTTGTCATCACTTAGACCCTGATGTTCCAGAGGATATCGCTTTTGCTGACTCGCGTATCCGTAAAGAAACCATCGCGGCAGAGGATATTCTCCATGACATGGGCGTATTCAGTATGATTAGTTCAGATTCGCAGGCAATGGGTCGTGTCGGTGAAGTGATTACAAGGACTTGGCAGACAGCAGATAAAATGAGAAAGCAAAGAGGGAAATTGCCAGAGGATACAGGTATTGGAGATAACTTCCGTGTGAAGCGATACGTCGCTAAGTATACCATTAACCCAGCAATTACCCATGGGATTGCCGATGAAGTTGGTTCCATTGAAATTGGGAAACTGGCTGATTTGGTGATTTGGGATCCAGCTTTTTTGGGAGTTAAGCCTGAGATTGTTATCAAAGGTGGCATGATTGCCCACAGTTTGATGGGAGACCCAAACGCTTCCATCCCTACTCCTCAGCCTGTTTTGTATCGTCCGATGTTTGCATCCTTTGGAAAGGCAAAATACTCTACATGTATTACCTTTTTGTCAAAAGTGGCAATTGAACTTGGTGTTCATGAAAAATTGGGGTTGAAAAAACAAATTAAGCCGGCACATGGAACCCGTCAACTTTCAAAAAAGGATATGAAGCTCAATGCTGAAATGCCAAAAATTGAAGTAGACCCGCAAACATATGAAGTCATCGTGGATGGAGAACTTGTAACCTGTGAACCTGCAGAAGTACTGCCAATGGCACAGCGTTATTTCTTATTTTAG
- the uraD gene encoding 2-oxo-4-hydroxy-4-carboxy-5-ureidoimidazoline decarboxylase: MDLHCEEVNQMNRKEFIQKVGWVFEHSPWVASAAWENIPFESREHLLQMMIDIVQNAEESMQLALLRAHPDLGTRLQMSEISQKEQAGAGLDQLTKEEFEDFVSLNQCYVQRFKFPFIMAVKGQSKESILAAMKQRVHNSYDEEFNIALLEVYKIAGFRLNDIFIV; encoded by the coding sequence ATGGATTTACATTGTGAGGAAGTTAATCAAATGAACAGGAAGGAGTTTATACAAAAAGTAGGCTGGGTGTTTGAGCACTCACCGTGGGTGGCTTCAGCTGCGTGGGAAAATATCCCTTTTGAATCTCGTGAACACCTTTTACAAATGATGATAGACATTGTTCAAAATGCGGAGGAATCTATGCAGTTAGCCCTACTTCGTGCACATCCAGATTTAGGAACAAGATTGCAAATGTCAGAGATTTCTCAAAAGGAGCAAGCTGGTGCAGGGCTTGATCAGCTCACAAAGGAGGAATTTGAGGACTTTGTTTCCCTCAATCAGTGCTATGTACAGAGATTTAAATTTCCTTTTATTATGGCTGTGAAAGGTCAGAGCAAAGAAAGTATTCTTGCTGCAATGAAGCAAAGGGTTCATAACTCTTACGATGAAGAGTTTAACATCGCGTTACTTGAAGTCTATAAAATCGCAGGCTTCCGATTGAATGATATTTTCATAGTATGA
- the uraH gene encoding hydroxyisourate hydrolase, which translates to MTGKLTTHVLDISIGKPARGVLVELVRVGPNNGIETIQSFYTNEDGRLNHPLLEGEYMKKGIYELHFHVGDYYRNRGASTENPSFLDCVPVRFGISEPASHYHVPLLISPGGYSTYRGS; encoded by the coding sequence ATGACAGGGAAGCTGACAACGCATGTCCTCGATATAAGCATAGGAAAGCCAGCTAGAGGTGTGTTAGTGGAGTTAGTACGTGTTGGTCCAAATAATGGGATAGAAACAATCCAATCTTTCTATACAAATGAAGATGGCAGATTAAATCATCCCCTATTGGAAGGGGAATATATGAAAAAAGGAATCTATGAACTTCATTTCCATGTTGGAGACTATTACCGAAATCGAGGAGCATCCACTGAAAATCCCTCGTTCCTAGACTGTGTGCCCGTACGATTTGGTATTTCAGAACCGGCTTCCCACTATCATGTGCCGCTTTTGATTTCACCAGGAGGGTATAGTACTTATCGAGGGAGTTAG
- the ureE gene encoding urease accessory protein UreE, with the protein MIITKIVGNVDDISSAGRHIERVYLSSDDLVKRIQRVTTDHGKEVGIRLMEQKDLMDGDILFMDERNMIVVSVTSDDLLVLRPANIKQMGEIAHQLGNRHLPAQFEEEEMLVQYDYLVEELLVQLEIPFTREERKVKRAFRHIGHSHG; encoded by the coding sequence ATGATTATTACTAAGATCGTTGGAAACGTGGACGATATCTCGTCTGCCGGCAGGCATATAGAAAGAGTTTATTTATCAAGCGATGACTTAGTAAAACGAATACAGCGCGTGACAACAGACCATGGAAAAGAAGTGGGAATCCGCTTAATGGAGCAGAAGGATTTGATGGATGGAGATATTTTATTTATGGACGAAAGAAATATGATTGTCGTTAGTGTAACAAGTGATGACCTTCTCGTGCTTCGTCCTGCAAATATAAAGCAAATGGGTGAAATCGCTCATCAGCTGGGCAATCGCCATCTGCCTGCACAGTTTGAAGAAGAGGAAATGCTCGTTCAATATGATTATCTCGTTGAGGAGCTGCTCGTCCAATTAGAGATTCCTTTTACAAGGGAAGAAAGAAAAGTAAAAAGGGCATTTCGACATATCGGTCACAGTCATGGATAG
- a CDS encoding urease subunit beta, with protein sequence MIPGEYVLRQEPIVCNQGRPASKVLVLNKGDRPVQVGSHFHFFEVNGSLQFERSEAYGKHLNIPAGTAVRFEPGDAKEVELVPFAGKREVYGLNNKTDGPLEPKKGDPT encoded by the coding sequence ATGATTCCTGGAGAATATGTATTAAGACAAGAGCCGATTGTCTGTAATCAGGGGAGACCAGCTTCTAAGGTACTGGTACTAAATAAAGGGGACCGTCCTGTACAAGTAGGTTCCCATTTTCATTTTTTTGAAGTGAATGGATCTCTCCAATTTGAACGGTCGGAAGCATATGGAAAACACTTAAATATTCCGGCAGGGACTGCTGTCCGCTTTGAACCTGGTGATGCAAAAGAGGTAGAGCTGGTTCCATTTGCGGGTAAGCGTGAAGTTTATGGTCTAAATAATAAAACCGATGGTCCATTGGAACCGAAAAAGGGGGACCCAACATGA
- the ureG gene encoding urease accessory protein UreG: MEPVRIGIGGPVGAGKTMLVERLTRYLNDEFKMAVVTNDIYTKEDAQFLMKNSVLPADRIIGVETGGCPHTAIREDASMNFAAMEELKATHPDLSIIFVESGGDNLAATFSPELVDFSIYIIDVAQGEKIPRKGGQGMIKSDLLIINKIDLAPYVGASLEVMEEDTKAARGKKPYIFTNLKTDIGLDLVVDWLKKNALLVGLG; encoded by the coding sequence ATGGAACCGGTACGGATTGGAATTGGCGGACCAGTAGGAGCAGGAAAAACAATGCTGGTCGAGCGATTAACGAGATACTTAAATGATGAATTTAAGATGGCTGTTGTAACGAATGACATTTATACAAAAGAAGATGCGCAGTTTCTGATGAAAAACAGCGTTCTGCCTGCTGATAGAATAATTGGAGTTGAGACTGGCGGATGCCCGCATACTGCTATTCGAGAAGACGCGTCAATGAATTTTGCTGCCATGGAGGAATTAAAGGCAACTCATCCGGACCTTTCGATTATCTTTGTTGAAAGCGGTGGCGATAACCTGGCTGCCACCTTTAGTCCGGAGCTTGTTGATTTTTCTATTTACATCATTGATGTTGCCCAAGGGGAAAAAATCCCTCGCAAAGGCGGACAAGGAATGATTAAATCAGATTTGTTAATTATCAACAAGATAGATTTAGCTCCGTATGTCGGAGCCAGTTTGGAAGTGATGGAAGAAGATACGAAGGCCGCGAGAGGGAAGAAGCCATATATCTTTACTAATTTGAAAACAGACATAGGACTAGATCTCGTCGTAGATTGGCTAAAAAAAAATGCGTTATTGGTAGGATTGGGATAA